The genomic window CAGGGTTAGGGTGCAGCGCTATAGGGTCTGCACTGTCAGGGTTGGGGGGCGGGGTCTGAGGTTTGTTCTTCCAAACAATGCCATGGGGTGGTCTTCCCCCTGCTGACTGAGTACAGCTCACTCAAAAAAAGGAGGGGTTCATTCAATTGCCAGGTGAATGATGTAAAGTAAATCCAAATACAGTGCTTATTGCGCGTGCAGGTGCTATGGGATTTTGATTTCTACCTGCTGTTGTATGTAAAGGAAAAACTACAAACCAAGCAGCGTTTCCTTAGCAAGACCCATCCTTACTGCCAAGTAGCTTCTTGCAGTTTCTTCTTCATAATTCTAAAGCTTTGTTGCCCTGTCTCAGACCAATTGAATGAGGTACCTCTTTTCATCATGTCTGAAAAGATAGGTACTTTAGATGACACATCCTTCACAGGAACATCATCATAATCTGCAAAATAAAGGAATGTTTGACATTTTATGAACCAAACTGAGAGAATTTTAATTATGCAGAACACATCATACAAAGAGGTAAACTGCAAAAACAACTTTTTGCATATTTATTCCATATAAACATATAAACTTAGTACTGTATCATTGTTAAAGTGCTTTCATATCAATTGAATGAATAACAGAGCAACAACTTTTGTACTATGTAAAACATTCAAGTTAAAGCCATAACAAATCATGTTCTTTGTCTCACCTGAAGACCTTGGAAGATGGTACTGAATTCTCAAGAATGTAGAGGCAATTTTATCCTTCTTATGACACAAAACTCGAAGAAGTGTATTGGCATCATGTACATGTCTTCTTCGAGCATTTGTAGCTTCAGGATTGTGAGGTGTTTGGTCACTTGCATTTATCAGCATATCAATAATTGTGTCAGCCTGGAAACCAGTAGGTGGGGATCTAATCAAGTTGGTTACTGCAGAAGTTTTCTTCAGTAAAACTATAGTAAAAAGAATACCAGACCTTCAGCATATATAGGTCCAATATCTGCTGAGTTTGTCTAGCCTCCTTTTCAACTATATCCATTGGTAAACCTTGACCCTCTGCTATAAAGAGATCCTAGAAGAAAATTTTAATGACAGGACAAGTAAATCATGTGATAATTTCAGCAAGATGCCAACTTATTGAACCGATAAGCTGTATGTATCGTGAGATTGCTTCATTTTTCACTCATGGTAAGTATAATGCATTCCTTTAGCCTTCTTCATACCTTGAGAATAGCAAGATCTTGTTGCATCAAGTCCACATCTGTCTCAAAAAATGCACGGGATGGGCCTCCATCCAGTAGGACCCAAATGAGTCCATCCTAATTGAGATTAGACATTAGGCAGCCTTTTACTTTAGACATATAAGCAATCTAAGAATAGATTGATAAACAGGATAGACAGCGAGATATTTATACCATGCAAGCTTGAAATATTCTGAGCACAACTTGGTCTCTTAACACATCAACAATTAAATCACATACCTGATCAAGAACCTGCAGCATATATCCAGTTCAACAGTTAATAAAGCTAAGAGAGGACCTAAACTGAACAAAGTGCAGGCAACTAGGTATCTCAAGTGCGGTTTCCCTACTTGATCAATTGTAGGGATAAATATCTGCATGCGTGCTCCTTTGACGCTGTCTCGGTACAAGGAGAAAATAAATGAGTCACGCATATCCCAAAATACAGCCCTTGTTCCTGCAAGGTTGTACTTTAAGCTCATCACTCATGTAGTCAGGAAACATAGGAACAGAAAtataatagttttttttttctcgaacatgaAAAATATTTGATAGTTGTTATTTTTCCTTATACATTTAACATGAAAATTATTTGGTAGTTGTTTACACCATCTATCTAAAAATGGACCTTCTCTAAACAGAGGTTAATCTCACTGTATCAGTTCAAGAAAATGCAGGTCAGCTGATAGTTACAAGAGCATGTAATATACAGATTTTGCACTGTAGATAATCTTTTATTCGCTGTGATGTATTCATGCATAAGGCACACCGCAACCACATTACATATTCATTTACAGCAAATGGATGATAAATCTAGCAGTAAACTCTAGCAGACCCTGTAGAGCCAAACATAAACAAAACAATTTTCTAATGGTATACCAGTACAAGGAAATCTAAGTCTAAAAACTATTGCCCTGATTGCAAAGGGCAAATAAAAGTGCAGATTGTGAATCAGAAACTAATTAGAAGATTAATAGCTCACCAATGAAGTTCAAGATCGTATTAGTTGTGTTCACAGCAGTCATTCGCACATCATCAAATATTGTAAACAACTCATCAACCGATTCATCAGATGATGTCAAATTTTCTGAAAGAGCTCTTCCACTAGCCATAGAAGACAAATAATCCAACAATCTGACAGCTGCAGAAGTACAGGAACAAAGAGAATTGTCATTTGTGCATTACCATCTACAGCATTCAGCTTGCCAAACTTCACATGCAAAATCAACTCACAACTTTTGTGCACACTCTGTTACAAAGGCATAAACTGGCCTCAAAGTTTCTCAAAAGAGATGAGCCTATATGAAGTTCTTGAATGCGGTTGTTTAACCAATCACACACTTGCGCCAATTTTGTTCATTAATATAATACTTGATTCCCCACCAACTATAtgattgcaaaaaaaaaacaaatgtgtCGACACTGGCATAAAAAAAAAAGGAATCCCCAAATGGATGTGGCATTTGGCAAATCACACAACCAAAAGTCCAAAAATGAAACAACCAAACCGTACCAAAGCAACCCACTCCATTTGAGTCGCTGACACATACAGATCCAAGCAATTCATCTCAGATATTTATCAGAGAAACTTTGAGAACGGCATACAATTTCCATTGAAGGATGCAGACTTAGTAATACGGGCGACGCGGGGCCGACACACCTAGGGTTTCCCGCTGCCGCCCTACAACCTGTGCCTCGGCGCCCTCTCCACCTCTCTCCAACATCTCCTCTTGCTTCTCTCAGCCAGTCGTCCCCCAACCGCCTACTTCCGGCGCGGTCCAGCTCCCCGCCCTCGGAGGGCCCTTCTCTGCCCACAGTTGTGACCTCTCCTCCAACTGCCGCCATCGTGGATGACGGGATCATTGGGGCCCCATGCAGATCCATATCTGGGGACGATCCCTTCTCCACCACTCCCATTGGTACTCGAGCACAGAGCCCCCATCCTAGTCGCCGCTGGTCACACATCCTTACTTGCCAGCTCCGCCACCTACCGTGGTCGAGGTTGCCAGGGCGGTAGCCTCCCTCTCCACCATGGTCACGGACTCACGGATACTAGCCGTTCGCGCATTCATCCTGCAGTGGTGACCTCTCCCCTGCACCGGTAAGGTCAACAGCAACAGGCCATTCTAAGATTCGGCTAGAGATTGCCATGGAGGTCGTCTTCCGCTCAATGCCGCACAAGAAAGCAGGTCGCTTTCGGTCGCCGAAGTCGAAGTCCACCAGGATTTGATTGCCTTCTTGGATGTGGCCATGGGTGACGTAGCTCCATGCCCTGCTAAGGAGGTTCCCATTGATCACTGCACTCTGCAACATGCAGTAACCTCTACATCCACACTCGTCTCCAGCGCCCTCAACTCCATAGCGTCGCCCAAAAAGGCCGATGGTGGTCAGTTGAGATTGGGGCTGCTGTGCGGGGACAGTTCTACCTCCTCATTGCTAGACTTCCAGTTGGGTTTCTTTGGGTTGCATGGGGTGGCAGCGACATGCCCTGCCACGGCTGTTGCCTCTGGTCGCCATCACCCAAGGTGGTCATTCGTTGTATTGCTCTCGACATTCAACGGCATGGGCAAGATACCACCCGGACCATCTTGGGGGCTTCTTACCCCTTTGCCACCGTCGCCGGTCGTGGTGGTTAGAGCCTGAATTAAGGACAAACACAACTTTCCCTCAAGAAAAAAAGGACAAACACAACTCCAGGCAAGAGCAACAGGTCGCTTTGTCTTTCGGTCGTGAGCGTTGGTTCGGCTGTACAAGATGTCAATAAGTGCTTGAAGTTGACTGGATGTCGCTATAGTACTTGTATGACTGCCAAGTTTCATGGATGCACCATCAACTCCAACCTAGATGGTTTGAAGGATCTGCCCCCAGGGCATGCTGTTGTCGGGATGTTTGGAGGTCTAGGTTGTAGGTTTAGATTGTTTTGTGAGGGTTTGGTCGTAGGTCATGCTTCATGACATGAACAGTCATTCATGTGTGTCGTAGGTCTTTGGTCATTTTTGTATCGTGTTatgtaatactccctccattctggTTTACCAGGCGTACAAGCGTTTTTTAAAATCAGCCACAACAGCAGGCGGGCAGCAGTACCAAGCGTAGTCATTACTCCGGAAGCATGCTGCATGCATGCAGCTGAACCGTCGCTGCACTAGCTAGTAGTACTCTGCTCCTCACGTCCCGTGCTCTTTGTGAATAAAAAATGATTTAGCGGCCGGCGGCGCCATGCTAATCGCAGCACAGCAAAGCACGTCAGTTAATACACGCGTGTATCTCCATAACCTTCTTGGTATCTGGTATATGGCTTTGTACGCCTGGTAAactggaatggagggagtagcctTCTAAGCCTAGTTGCCCTGGGACGGTTAGCCGGGCCCAAGGATCGGGTCACTGTAAACTTCTTTTCTTAATGAAACACATGCTCAGCCACGTTCTAAAAGAAAAAACTTTGAGAACGTCACCTTTTGCTGTTTGTAATTGGAACAGGCTTACCAAGTTCAAGTCGAGTGTGAATAAAGTCACAGCATAAGAACCAGCTTGACAAGAATGAGGTATACCGAGTCAAAAGAAGGTCAAAGGGGATCAATATCAATAACGCTTGTTCCAGCAAGTGGGCCAATATAAAAACAAACTTTCTATAATACTCCCTTTGTCCTAAACTTATCTTACTTTGAACaagttttcagaaaaaaaaaaaactattcacaAAAGTTCATAAATACACTATCAAAacgtatttcatcaagaattcaatGTAACTAATTTGATGTTTGGGATGTAAGTGTATTTTTCTATACGCTTTGTCAAAGTTAAATAAGTTGGGACAAAGCCaaaacgaactataatttggaacagagggagttgCAAAATGTTCAACATAACATCACAGGAAGGCAAAGGAGTAATCAATGTACTCAGGAGAATACCTGACAAGACAGAGACCCAGGATTGTTTGATACCTTCTTCTATGGCATCAAGTTGATCCCTGATGAACTGCAGCATTTAGGAAAAAGAAGGGTCACTGGGTCAGGTCGAAACAGGAATTACAAGGTAGAAGCACCACAGCCAAGTTGTTGTATGGTGGGAATAGTTTACTCTAAAATAAAACCTACAATCATGTATGTGTCAGATATAAAAGGAATTCGATGGAGCAAGATGGCCCTCCCTATGAAGTGCCAGCTACTAATATAGATATAACGGCATTGACTAAATAGCAACACAACTGATTTCTACGAAAGGTTTTTCAGGACCACTGTCCTGAACTCTTAGCATGTGTTCGAAGAGGAAGCGCATCTGTGGTGTTTAGCTGGAGCAAGGGAGCTTGCACGGCTCCCTGTAGCAAACGGTTAGGCCCATCACCATTGTTAGTAGTTGGTCGTGTTTTATTTTCACAGGTGCGAATGTAACTAAAAGTTAAGGGGTGTGTGGATGGTGTGCGTgttgttaaaaaaaaaaaaccctcaaccggggggttaagactgcccccgcagcattacaaataagaagaaggaccttctcacccgaccgagaaaacccccgaacccccacccccacccttacatggtggctttccgtcgcccaagtgagaattgggccggtgcccccccccccccccagtgctttggttatggggacggacgaggggatttttttaacctcagcctgaaattcgctcccacggggagtcgaactcaggacccgaggagtgccgctgggtcacctaaccgtttgagctaggGGCCCTTTGGCTGTGTGCGTGTTGTATTTTAcaactcttcttcttaatgcaatgatacgcagctctcttgcgtattcgagaaaaaaaaatcttagCATGTGTTGGTGATTCAAAATCTACTAAAATAATATATTCATCCATGGACCATGAATATATTGGCAAACTGATTATGGACTTGTTACACAACCTTAACTACATTAGCATCAAAGCATCTACAATAAGCAGACCACAGAAGTGCAGAGTATCCGAAAAAGGCCTAGACAATTAAACTCATGTGAAAATGAATGGAGAAAGGTAATCAATCGAAAACTCACTTGAAGAGTGTTGAGTTTCACACATAATTTGGGCACTGTCAAATTGTTCAACTTCATAGCCACCTTTTCTTCAGGAACCATAGGCTCAATAAGTTTCCTCTTTGCAAATGGATTCATTGATTCTGCATAACGTGTCAAGACTGGAGCACTAGGAAGAAGGGTAGATCCAGACACTGCAACAGGAAAACAACATAAATACAGTTATTTCCTGGTTCTTCTGAAAAGGCATTATTTGTAAGATAAGAATAACTGAATAAGGTCACCCCATGGGAAAAGTATACTAAAAGGCCTATGCTACTTAAAAGGTATGCAAAAGGGCATCCCACTTATTctggcaacaacaacaacaacaacaaagcctatcagtcccaagcaagttggggtaggttaAAGTTGAAACCCACTAAGAGCCCCTAGTCACGGTTGGCATCCCACTTATTCTGGCGGCCCAAAAAAATGCAGCAACCAACAAAGCATTTGAAATATGCAAATTTAGCATTGTAGAAACAGAACCATCAATGCCTATGTTGATGTTTCTGATCTCGATAATGGATAACCTATCAAGGAATGATGCTAACTTTAAGGTCCAGGTTCACTACTATCAATTTTCAACATGAAAATGAGAGTGCATGAAGCACCAAAATATTTGCAAGCTGTAAAACAGACGTGttattagtcaagaaaaaagGGAAATATTTGCATAACGAGATGTTCTGAAGAAAACTGAGGAGCAAAAGAGCAGAATGTAAGTGAGAGAAGTTATGCAGCGTAAGATTGTAGATTGATTATTGGGTTACATGATacatgtacatatatataggtaGAGATAAGGGCGGCTTATGGAAACAGAACCGACCCTCCGGTATCTCTACCATATACAACTCAATCTACACCCTTGCTGGACAAGGAATCCAACGCAGGGCAGCTACAAGGGCTGGCCGCAAGGCCCAGGCCCAGATCAGCCATATACAGCTGTCCAACAGTAAGTATTTACAGAAGAGTTTGCAATAGCAATAGTTAATACATGTTGATAGATAAGTAATCCCGGTGTTCATCACCATCAAGAGCATTAGTAGTTGCTACTGACATATATAGGTCAGCTCCTTGTTCTTTTGATTGATAGGCAAGATGGTCAGCAACAGTAGACAGCATAGGAGTAGTTGAATAGTTGGTAGATGATCTAGCTACAGTAGATAGAAAAGGCACCATGCCTGGCAGGTATGCAACTGCCCCTtttgtatgtgtatatatatgtatgcaagTGTACAATTCAGAGTAGCTTAACAGACTGTGTAACAAAAACAATTACCCAAGATAGTACATCAATATCTATCCAAAACCTGACACATACCTTGTTGATTTTCCATGTGAAGCAAATAGACTTCAAGACTGCTAGTGATTCCGATGAGTAGACTTCGCAAGTGGACGATTTCCAGGGGCAGGCTCGCATTAAAGAACTGATCAACAGTCTGCACATAAAATGGTGAAATATAAGAACCCAAAGAAAGATCAGAGTGATAGTTAAAATATGCATATACTCCCCCCTGGTTCTAAATGTAGGTCATTTTAGGTTTGTCCTAAGTAAAACATTTTTAGCTTTGACCACCAATAGCTAAAAATCTAACTAGATTTAAAGCATAAGGTTGATGCTTATAGATTGATCATAAAAAGTAATTTCATAATATGTAATTATCTCTGTGTGAATTATTACACTTTTATAAAAAATTCTAATCAAAATTTAATCTCATAGATGGTGTCAATGTCCCGAAATGACTTACATTTGGAATTAGAGGGAATATTAAGCACCCTAATGAACAATGATTCAACAAAGACTGGTTCAAAAGGTAATCAATATTAACAGAAAACTTCTGCCTTCAAGATGGAAGCTCAGATATTCTGCTTGCACTTAGGATCAAATAGGACTACAAGTAAtaaaaatgcaaaatgattatGGTGAAGTTTGAACCATATTAATGCTAAAAAATGGTTTCCGTTTATCTCTTGAGAGTAAGGAGCATATTGTGCAGAAACTTCTGAGTCAATTAAAAAACTGACCTCCTCCACGATCCGGAATACTTCAACCACAGATCTTGCTTGTTTCTCGTGAGCTGATAAAGGTGTCCAATCCTATACCCACAGATGATCAAGAAAAGAGAGCTTATAATCAATTGCACCGGACAATTGGACAGTTAGGACTTAGGAGAGCCAGCGATGCCGTTCAAAGTTTCTAaagttagctaggcacatccaacATAGTGAAGTCAAAAGTGACAAAGTACAGGTAATCAGGTACCAGTTGCTAACTGTTTCCTAGTCAGACGATATGGCACTCGTGAAGCTTAAGTAGGTGGTTTGATTGTGGATTTTCTGGAATTGAATAATGTAATCTCTCATCAACTGCACGTCTGCACTATTCACAAAATGCGCTCACACACACATTAAAGTTACCAGCTAACTGGTGTTCCATGTGTTGGTCCCTtgctgccctgcacaggtaagcaacaagcttaccagcacactcactcacttggctagaggtagaagaaggggttGAGCTCAGgaacacacacacagcacaagcactagCCCTGGCCCAAGCTTTGCTTCTggtttgtggcaactgaactAACTTTTTCATTGCATTGGATGTAGTATATATACAACTCATGTACCAACTATAAGGTACACATGAGTATGGCTGAGTACAGCCCCAACTTCTCCTAGTACTACCAGTACAAAGCTTAGATCAGCCCACTACCACGACATGGCTGATGTattagctaccaactaatgtactagaggtggCCTATTGCCACACTGCTACAGCAACTAGGACAGCAGAGATTGACTGATTGCCAAATCTGCTGTGCAGCAAATCAAGAGAGAGAGatcagcagcagattatgtctcaCACCATGGTCCGGTTGGCAAGTAACAGTAGGTCACATAAAACATCATTGTGGCAGGCTGGTAGTTGTTATGCTACCACACACATGCAATTTAGATTCCGACCTGACTGCAATTATAAATTTCACACCCTAAACTGTATTATATGATTCCTCAATATACCGCACGAACATTGTGGTGAGTATGTGACTGGTTTTAGCAAATTATAGTACCTGATACAGATTACAACAGTGCCATTTTTATACACAAAAAGGCAGAAAGCTCCCTTATCTTCTCTACAAACACATGTGCAGGGACATCACATATGAATATCACTAAATGCAAAAACATATGCACAATTAACTATTCGCTCCATTTCACAACATAAATCCACAATGGTTATGCACATAGACCAAGGAGACACCAAATCTAATGAAAAGTGGATGAGAAATGACAACATTGTTAAGTACTCCCTGTTCAATAGAATGCTACTACTACTCAACCTTTTACAGATCATTAACTAATAAAGAAGTAAAGTAGCAGTGAACTTCTGCGGAATAACAAACCTCTATCTCAATAGTACGTTTTGTCCACTCCAAGACATTCTCGTGTTGAGCATGCAGCCATTGGAGAATAAGGGGTGAAGAAAAGCGACCTACCTGTTGGATTCGGGTGTCATTTATTTAGATGTAAACATGTTCTGGAAATGTCAAGTGACATAAAGATATTCCAACAGGCCTTGTTATAAAGACCCCCAAAAAAGGAGCAAGGGCATATTATCTAAAAAATGCTTGATGTTATTCATGGAGATTTGTCCTAGTAATGAAAAGAAACTGATGAGATGTTAAGAAAATTTTCAAATTGCAAGGTCTTTGGGCAACTAAAAGCATCCAGTATTTAGACACAAATGGCAGCCCAAAAGAAAACCACGAAGCAAAATTGCAAGTAAAGTGGCAAGGACCTATCCCAGAAAGGTGATATATTGCAGAAACATCAAACCATCTAAGACAAGGACATCAATCAGGACACACAGACAGCTTAACAGCAGAAAATGGTGTCACTAAAAAAAGCAATAAAAAGGATCAACTAATAGTTTGCTGGTAGTCAAAGTGCCAAACCACTCGATTCTAGAATTCCGAGTAACTTATGTACCAAAGGTtatatagtactccctccattccaaattgtaagtcgttctggcttttctaggtacatagtttttgctaggcacttagatatacattatgtctagatacataacaaaaaatATGTACGTAGAAAAGCcagaacaacttacaatttggaatggagggagtacctaGTGCAATATCAAATCATGGAACAGAAAATATAAGATGTCTCATTCCATAGGAAACCATGATGAAGGTGAAAAggacagtatttttttctcgagCTAATAGGAAAAGATTATTTTACCATTGATAAATAAACAAAACCAAAGCGCTGCATGAGTCAATTTAATAGATAAAggacatttctttttttttctcgaatgcgcaggagagctgcgcatAAAGGACATTTCCAAACATTGAAGTACTTATCATGAATATTAAGAACATTGTGATGTCTTACCATGTATGGCTTTAAATAGTTGGAGAATGAAGACCCAACAGCTTGCCCGTACACTGTGTAAAGTTTCTGAGCTATAAAGAGCTCAAAATTATTCGATGCTGCCAGTATCCCTTTTGAGTTTTCCAAATGATCTGTCCTTTCGAAGAAAAGTTCCTAGTAGCAAATAGCAACACTAAACGTAAATGCAAGATCCCCTAGTAAAGATACCATAGCTGTACAAGGAGTTGAACTAACCAATTGTTTTCCATACAGCATGTGTAAGAAAATTAGAGCTACTCTTTGAGCTTCAGGATAGTACTTGTGAAGTATTGGACTGAAGTCAGTGCACTCTTTCTCTGCCACTGCCTTTAGCTCATTTGCAAGAATTGTCAATGGATGCTTAAATTCACAATCTGAACGGCCATCTGATGAAATTAGGGCCTAATGGAGCATAATAAAGTATCAAGAAGACGTTACGCTGTTTATTATTTAGTTATCAAATCGAAGTTTTAAAGTTAGACCCATTGATTGTTAGCTCACTTGCTTATATGCAGCATGGATGGATCTGACAATGAGTAAATGGATCAACTTCGACTCTGGTGTACTCCCTACTGGGCTCTCAATGAACTGAAAATGACCCAAAACAGATCAAAGCGCTTCAAAGGTAAAAAAAAACTCTTGAAACATCAGTATTCAATGAACCGTAATACATCATCGAATGGGCGAATAAGAGGTCAGTATCAAACACAAAGGAAGAATAA from Miscanthus floridulus cultivar M001 chromosome 11, ASM1932011v1, whole genome shotgun sequence includes these protein-coding regions:
- the LOC136491291 gene encoding protein unc-13 homolog isoform X3; amino-acid sequence: MDAASMLEVYRRDRRRLLGFLLSAGGGGGRALDLSRVDLDAVSADYALECVASGTQFNASEATRRYFDERRYPIMIGSPSGNSYFLLLRPQPSDSPPKEAAPSIGPQAPVQDNSSSAGQPTEPRDFFRDAINASGIGYDMNDDNLADISPQQVKKVDILSLGLPRLTTELSDDDIRETAYEVLLASLFVRGKVHFSEEKREKKHKFLKGRRTKTEGSNPSPQVEDGYAHILDLIRVQMEISESMDALTKRALRHISLKTAKETLDVPRISLQLLSSVGKLDFPTERLRGQWQKRQANVLEELLLFSASLEYDMSKTLRIVLSKLKSTEDWVVSVPEGRVEVLTIIERYNSKLCALTKKFDIKDETYHWTHNYHFNFRLYEKLLCSVFDILEDGQLVEEADEILETAKLTWPILGVTEKLHHIFYAWVLFKKFSQTGEILLLKHASLQIQKLQVHHDVKEIELYTNSFICSVDACGGNRVLSLVDSALLKINVWCRRQLDNYHAYFSKNNYSIFEATLKLVLLLVTNSTEDDFEEIRFIESPVGSTPESKLIHLLIVRSIHAAYKQALISSDGRSDCEFKHPLTILANELKAVAEKECTDFSPILHKYYPEAQRVALIFLHMLYGKQLELFFERTDHLENSKGILAASNNFELFIAQKLYTVYGQAVGSSFSNYLKPYMDWTPLSAHEKQARSVVEVFRIVEETVDQFFNASLPLEIVHLRSLLIGITSSLEVYLLHMENQQVSGSTLLPSAPVLTRYAESMNPFAKRKLIEPMVPEEKVAMKLNNLTVPKLCVKLNTLQFIRDQLDAIEEGIKQSWVSVLSAVRLLDYLSSMASGRALSENLTSSDESVDELFTIFDDVRMTAVNTTNTILNFIGTRAVFWDMRDSFIFSLYRDSVKGARMQIFIPTIDQVLDQVCDLIVDVLRDQVVLRIFQACMDGLIWVLLDGGPSRAFFETDVDLMQQDLAILKDLFIAEGQGLPMDIVEKEARQTQQILDLYMLKADTIIDMLINASDQTPHNPEATNARRRHVHDANTLLRVLCHKKDKIASTFLRIQYHLPRSSDYDDVPVKDVSSKVPIFSDMMKRGTSFNWSETGQQSFRIMKKKLQEATWQ
- the LOC136491291 gene encoding protein unc-13 homolog isoform X2, translated to MDAASMLEVYRRDRRRLLGFLLSAGGGGGRALDLSRVDLDAVSADYALECVASGTQFNASEATRRYFDERRYPIMIGSPSGNSYFLLLRPQPSDSPPKEAAPSIGPQAPVQDNSSSAGQPTEPRDFFRDAINASGIGYDMNDDNLADISPQQVKKVDILSLGLPRLTTELSDDDIRETAYEVLLASLFVRGKVHFSEEKREKKHKFLKGRRTKTEGSNPSPQVEDGYAHILDLIRVQMEISESMDALTKRALRHISLKTAKETLDVPRISLQLLSSVGKLDFPTERLRGQWQKRQANVLEELLLFSASLEYDMSKTLRIVLSKLKSTEDWVVSVPEGRVEVLTIIERYNSKLCALTKKFDIKDETYHWTHNYHFNFRLYEKLLCSVFDILEDGQLVEEADEILETAKLTWPILGVTEKLHHIFYAWVLFKKFSQTGEILLLKHASLQIQKLQVHHDVKEIELYTNSFICSVDACGGNRVLSLVDSALLKINVWCRRQLDNYHAYFSKFIESPVGSTPESKLIHLLIVRSIHAAYKQALISSDGRSDCEFKHPLTILANELKAVAEKECTDFSPILHKYYPEAQRVALIFLHMLYGKQLELFFERTDHLENSKGILAASNNFELFIAQKLYTVYGQAVGSSFSNYLKPYMVGRFSSPLILQWLHAQHENVLEWTKRTIEIEDWTPLSAHEKQARSVVEVFRIVEETVDQFFNASLPLEIVHLRSLLIGITSSLEVYLLHMENQQVSGSTLLPSAPVLTRYAESMNPFAKRKLIEPMVPEEKVAMKLNNLTVPKLCVKLNTLQFIRDQLDAIEEGIKQSWVSVLSAVRLLDYLSSMASGRALSENLTSSDESVDELFTIFDDVRMTAVNTTNTILNFIGTRAVFWDMRDSFIFSLYRDSVKGARMQIFIPTIDQVLDQVCDLIVDVLRDQVVLRIFQACMDGLIWVLLDGGPSRAFFETDVDLMQQDLAILKDLFIAEGQGLPMDIVEKEARQTQQILDLYMLKADTIIDMLINASDQTPHNPEATNARRRHVHDANTLLRVLCHKKDKIASTFLRIQYHLPRSSDYDDVPVKDVSSKVPIFSDMMKRGTSFNWSETGQQSFRIMKKKLQEATWQ
- the LOC136491291 gene encoding protein unc-13 homolog isoform X1, which translates into the protein MDAASMLEVYRRDRRRLLGFLLSAGGGGGRALDLSRVDLDAVSADYALECVASGTQFNASEATRRYFDERRYPIMIGSPSGNSYFLLLRPQPSDSPPKEAAPSIGPQAPVQDNSSSAGQPTEPRDFFRDAINASGIGYDMNDDNLADISPQQVKKVDILSLGLPRLTTELSDDDIRETAYEVLLASLFVRGKVHFSEEKREKKHKFLKGRRTKTEGSNPSPQVEDGYAHILDLIRVQMEISESMDALTKRALRHISLKTAKETLDVPRISLQLLSSVGKLDFPTERLRGQWQKRQANVLEELLLFSASLEYDMSKTLRIVLSKLKSTEDWVVSVPEGRVEVLTIIERYNSKLCALTKKFDIKDETYHWTHNYHFNFRLYEKLLCSVFDILEDGQLVEEADEILETAKLTWPILGVTEKLHHIFYAWVLFKKFSQTGEILLLKHASLQIQKLQVHHDVKEIELYTNSFICSVDACGGNRVLSLVDSALLKINVWCRRQLDNYHAYFSKNNYSIFEATLKLVLLLVTNSTEDDFEEIRFIESPVGSTPESKLIHLLIVRSIHAAYKQALISSDGRSDCEFKHPLTILANELKAVAEKECTDFSPILHKYYPEAQRVALIFLHMLYGKQLELFFERTDHLENSKGILAASNNFELFIAQKLYTVYGQAVGSSFSNYLKPYMVGRFSSPLILQWLHAQHENVLEWTKRTIEIEDWTPLSAHEKQARSVVEVFRIVEETVDQFFNASLPLEIVHLRSLLIGITSSLEVYLLHMENQQVSGSTLLPSAPVLTRYAESMNPFAKRKLIEPMVPEEKVAMKLNNLTVPKLCVKLNTLQFIRDQLDAIEEGIKQSWVSVLSAVRLLDYLSSMASGRALSENLTSSDESVDELFTIFDDVRMTAVNTTNTILNFIGTRAVFWDMRDSFIFSLYRDSVKGARMQIFIPTIDQVLDQVCDLIVDVLRDQVVLRIFQACMDGLIWVLLDGGPSRAFFETDVDLMQQDLAILKDLFIAEGQGLPMDIVEKEARQTQQILDLYMLKADTIIDMLINASDQTPHNPEATNARRRHVHDANTLLRVLCHKKDKIASTFLRIQYHLPRSSDYDDVPVKDVSSKVPIFSDMMKRGTSFNWSETGQQSFRIMKKKLQEATWQ